ATGTGCTCTTAACTCACACTACTTAACCTAAGTTTTAACTAGTAAAGAATTGAATTGCTTACCTTAATATATAGACACAATCATTGAGCGCACTTAAAATAGAATCTCTAAATTTCCTTAACATCAAATGATCGTCCAAACGAATATCACAATTGGACAAAGCTAAAGCTTTTAGTAAATAAtattcctccttcctcagtgacAACCTCTCTAACCGCTGAGCAATTTGCACACACTATTTGGAAGAACATTTTGAgaagaaattaataatttcGAACTTATAATTTTTATCCTGATTAAAACTTACATGGTAATAAAAATCTGTAGTACCAGATTCTTTAGCAGATCGTTCATCAAGCCAAAAATCGGTCGCAAAATACAATTTCCCCGTAAAAGGAATTGAACGATGCGCTAATTGTAACGTCAGAATTTCCGCCCATGAaacttgaagcaatttcatttgaTCATTTAATGGCAAGTCCGTAAAACCTGGTATCTGTTTCGCCCAACCAATCACCCCTACTAACTCTCTATCATAAAGTTCACTCATTATACTCAACGTTTCATGCGCATCGGCAGCACATTTCGGTTTATCTTCGAAAACCAAAGTTTTATCATCGACATCCTTACTCAATGGACCGATCGGAAGGTCGCTAACGGTTAAGGGATCCTGTTCGTATGAGGAAAGAATTTCTAGGATTTTAATATCATCCAGTGAGGTGGGGCTGGTTGTAGTTGATGGGTAAAGTACTTGCATCTGATACGCATTAGATATTGGATTTCGTCTATATTTTTGCCGTCCACCTCGAACACGATCGAGTCGAACACCTTCTTTTAGCATGCCCATTAGTAAACATTTCTGAAATCGACACGCTTGACATGCTTTCCGTcgtcttttatttatttcacattCATTGTTTGCTGGACAAGTGTATTCAATGTTTCCTGGAAGAAGGAGAATATATGGTTAGGGTAAAAACTAACAAATTGCAAAGCTACGAAAAAGTCTCCAAAATTCGAATTTTATCCACTTAAATCATCTACTGCTCACATTCCCAATtcatttaatgaaattttgtgaACTACAAGACCAAGCAATGTTAAAATGTATTACCTTGAATGGTCCTTTTGAAAAAAGCTTTACATGCTTCACAGCTTGCCACCCCGTAATGAAAGCCTGATGCTATATCACCAC
The window above is part of the Hermetia illucens chromosome 3, iHerIll2.2.curated.20191125, whole genome shotgun sequence genome. Proteins encoded here:
- the LOC119653107 gene encoding steroid hormone receptor ERR1 isoform X3, whose translation is MMTDGSISRVKQEIETTSCCSPTPSSGNQIQQIVYNNNNSQASPGSPDRQFCSSTTTTLGEICGDSGNQSSMKEDIPRRLCLVCGDIASGFHYGVASCEACKAFFKRTIQGNIEYTCPANNECEINKRRRKACQACRFQKCLLMGMLKEGVRLDRVRGGRQKYRRNPISNAYQMQVLYPSTTTSPTSLDDIKILEILSSYEQDPLTVSDLPIGPLSKDVDDKTLVFEDKPKCAADAHETLSIMSELYDRELVGVIGWAKQIPGFTDLPLNDQMKLLQVSWAEILTLQLAHRSIPFTGKLYFATDFWLDERSAKESGTTDFYYHCVQIAQRLERLSLRKEEYYLLKALALSNCDIRLDDHLMLRKFRDSILSALNDCVYILRHNLAVSHQQQLLLLLPSLRQADQIIRKFWVNICREGNVTMNKLFVEMLEPVSR
- the LOC119653107 gene encoding steroid hormone receptor ERR1 isoform X1, with protein sequence MFIFYQLVRAYIQSINDSIVDFDEISVPCADAPVQTYISQPGGRPQSQLGTLDTVVKNNVKIWTSVKNSTFVDCGKVSMMTDGSISRVKQEIETTSCCSPTPSSGNQIQQIVYNNNNSQASPGSPDRQFCSSTTTTLGEICGDSGNQSSMKEDIPRRLCLVCGDIASGFHYGVASCEACKAFFKRTIQGNIEYTCPANNECEINKRRRKACQACRFQKCLLMGMLKEGVRLDRVRGGRQKYRRNPISNAYQMQVLYPSTTTSPTSLDDIKILEILSSYEQDPLTVSDLPIGPLSKDVDDKTLVFEDKPKCAADAHETLSIMSELYDRELVGVIGWAKQIPGFTDLPLNDQMKLLQVSWAEILTLQLAHRSIPFTGKLYFATDFWLDERSAKESGTTDFYYHCVQIAQRLERLSLRKEEYYLLKALALSNCDIRLDDHLMLRKFRDSILSALNDCVYILRHNLAVSHQQQLLLLLPSLRQADQIIRKFWVNICREGNVTMNKLFVEMLEPVSR
- the LOC119653107 gene encoding steroid hormone receptor ERR1 isoform X2, whose protein sequence is MDNWMQDMVSMMTDGSISRVKQEIETTSCCSPTPSSGNQIQQIVYNNNNSQASPGSPDRQFCSSTTTTLGEICGDSGNQSSMKEDIPRRLCLVCGDIASGFHYGVASCEACKAFFKRTIQGNIEYTCPANNECEINKRRRKACQACRFQKCLLMGMLKEGVRLDRVRGGRQKYRRNPISNAYQMQVLYPSTTTSPTSLDDIKILEILSSYEQDPLTVSDLPIGPLSKDVDDKTLVFEDKPKCAADAHETLSIMSELYDRELVGVIGWAKQIPGFTDLPLNDQMKLLQVSWAEILTLQLAHRSIPFTGKLYFATDFWLDERSAKESGTTDFYYHCVQIAQRLERLSLRKEEYYLLKALALSNCDIRLDDHLMLRKFRDSILSALNDCVYILRHNLAVSHQQQLLLLLPSLRQADQIIRKFWVNICREGNVTMNKLFVEMLEPVSR